Proteins co-encoded in one Bacillus sp. FSL H8-0547 genomic window:
- a CDS encoding MBL fold metallo-hydrolase has product MSLVTKMDERSAIIDSHDLGMTGRTSSYVLLEENITLFEPSSSPSVPHIKNGLNDLGVRLEDISYIIVTHVHLDHAGGAGLLLESCPNAKVIVHPKGARHLIDPTRLIAGAKTVYGEQFDDLFSPIVPVPEDRIIAMSDGESIQIGPDSKLTFYDTPGHANHHFSILDHKSMSMYTGDTIGIYYQELLSEGLEFYLPSTSPNQFNPEAMLKAADLFDSLDLKAIHFSHFGVSRNPIAATAALREWLPVFIRAAETGAGQIGVRSLEKAAERVKMELQHEIYAYLDLKGIPRSHSVYRILDLDLSVCAMGLVDAYAKKIKS; this is encoded by the coding sequence GTGTCGCTTGTAACCAAAATGGATGAACGTTCAGCAATCATCGACAGTCATGATTTAGGGATGACGGGTCGTACAAGTTCCTATGTATTACTTGAAGAGAATATCACACTCTTTGAGCCTTCATCAAGTCCTTCTGTTCCACATATTAAAAATGGGTTGAATGACCTTGGCGTCCGGCTTGAAGATATTTCCTATATTATTGTTACCCACGTCCACCTTGACCATGCAGGCGGAGCCGGTTTGCTTCTTGAAAGCTGTCCGAATGCTAAGGTTATCGTGCATCCGAAAGGGGCAAGGCATTTAATCGATCCCACCAGGCTGATTGCCGGTGCAAAAACGGTGTACGGCGAACAGTTTGATGATCTTTTTTCGCCGATCGTGCCTGTGCCCGAAGACCGGATTATCGCCATGTCAGATGGCGAATCCATTCAGATCGGACCGGATTCAAAACTCACTTTTTATGATACACCTGGGCATGCCAATCATCATTTCAGCATTTTAGACCATAAAAGCATGAGTATGTATACAGGGGATACTATCGGCATTTACTATCAGGAGCTGCTTTCTGAAGGGCTTGAATTTTATTTGCCGTCCACTTCCCCGAATCAGTTCAACCCGGAAGCGATGCTTAAAGCCGCGGATTTATTTGACAGCCTGGACTTAAAGGCAATCCATTTCAGTCATTTCGGAGTGAGCCGCAATCCAATAGCCGCTACGGCTGCGCTCAGGGAATGGCTGCCGGTCTTTATCAGGGCAGCGGAAACAGGCGCGGGTCAAATCGGGGTTCGTTCTTTAGAAAAAGCAGCAGAACGTGTTAAAATGGAACTTCAGCACGAGATTTATGCGTATCTTGATTTAAAAGGCATCCCAAGATCACACAGTGTATACAGAATACTGGATCTTGATTTATCCGTCTGTGCAATGGGTCTTGTCGATGCATATGCCAAAAAGATAAAGAGCTGA
- a CDS encoding metallophosphoesterase, with the protein MLLALFFGYAYARYIEPKLIKVTQITMKNAKIPPAFDGLKMIQFSDTHLGHDYSIDQLVKVVSKINQLSPDIILFTGDLVDKPNQYEYLHKIAPELKKLKAPLGKYSIYGNHDHGGYGTDVYKAIMDESGFSLLKNSGKKIALLDGSFIYLAGIDDLMLGKPDYQQALAGADSRHFTLLLAHEPDAALETKKHPADWQLSGHSHGGQVQLPLYGPLVTPPFASVYTEGMYEEDGLTLYVNRGLGTTRLPFRFLSVPEITVFTLKTNEKST; encoded by the coding sequence ATGCTTCTTGCTCTTTTTTTCGGCTATGCTTATGCAAGGTATATTGAGCCAAAATTGATAAAAGTGACTCAGATAACTATGAAAAACGCCAAAATCCCTCCGGCCTTTGATGGCCTTAAAATGATTCAGTTCAGCGATACCCATCTGGGTCATGATTATTCAATTGACCAGCTTGTCAAAGTTGTCAGTAAAATAAACCAGCTTTCCCCCGATATTATTTTATTTACAGGTGATCTTGTCGATAAACCGAATCAATATGAATATTTGCATAAAATCGCCCCTGAACTGAAAAAATTAAAAGCACCGCTCGGAAAATACTCCATATACGGAAATCACGACCATGGGGGATACGGCACAGACGTTTATAAGGCCATAATGGATGAATCCGGATTTTCTCTGCTGAAAAACAGCGGCAAAAAGATTGCATTGCTGGATGGTTCATTCATCTATTTGGCCGGGATCGACGATTTGATGCTTGGAAAACCTGATTATCAGCAGGCACTTGCCGGAGCAGACAGCAGGCATTTCACTCTCCTTCTCGCACATGAGCCGGATGCCGCACTGGAAACGAAAAAGCACCCTGCAGACTGGCAGCTTTCAGGCCACAGCCACGGCGGCCAGGTCCAGCTGCCCCTGTATGGCCCGCTCGTAACTCCTCCCTTTGCTTCTGTCTATACAGAAGGCATGTATGAAGAGGATGGGCTGACCCTGTATGTGAACAGGGGGCTTGGTACAACGAGGCTTCCTTTCCGATTTCTTTCCGTTCCTGAAATCACTGTTTTCACTTTAAAAACAAACGAAAAAAGCACCTGA
- a CDS encoding manganese catalase family protein translates to MIKRFNRLLIELPKPKYADPNAAAAVQELLGGKFGEMSTLNNYMFQSFNFRQKKKLKPFYDLVSSITAEEFGHVELVSNTINLMLTGSTYPAPPDATPMQGAKDKRNSQHFIQTAQTSYPFDSMGKPWTGENVFNSGNLVLDLLHNFFLECGARTHKMRVYEMTDHPVAREMIGYLLVRGGVHVVAYAKALEVITGVDVGKMLPIPNLDNKAFADAKKFEDMGIHLRLYTFSDTDYRDINKIWKGPHPIDGQPLKVFDGMPSGAPVPELDEVPEEFAPGISKEDFDEIAKRLMRSAGI, encoded by the coding sequence ATGATAAAGCGGTTTAACCGGCTGCTGATTGAGCTGCCAAAGCCGAAGTATGCGGATCCAAATGCGGCAGCTGCCGTTCAGGAGCTGCTCGGCGGAAAATTTGGAGAGATGTCAACGCTGAATAATTATATGTTTCAGTCGTTTAATTTCAGGCAGAAGAAAAAGCTGAAGCCTTTTTATGACCTGGTCTCTAGCATAACAGCCGAGGAGTTTGGCCATGTTGAGCTCGTTTCCAATACAATCAATTTAATGCTCACCGGTTCAACGTATCCTGCGCCTCCTGATGCAACTCCTATGCAGGGGGCAAAGGACAAAAGGAACAGCCAGCATTTCATTCAGACGGCACAGACTTCCTATCCATTTGACTCGATGGGAAAACCATGGACGGGAGAAAATGTATTCAACAGCGGGAATCTGGTCCTTGATCTGCTTCATAACTTTTTCCTTGAATGCGGGGCAAGGACGCATAAAATGAGAGTGTATGAGATGACGGACCACCCGGTTGCAAGAGAGATGATCGGGTACTTGCTCGTTCGGGGCGGGGTACATGTCGTTGCCTATGCAAAAGCTCTTGAAGTCATTACAGGTGTTGATGTCGGAAAAATGCTGCCGATACCTAATCTTGATAATAAAGCCTTCGCCGATGCGAAAAAATTCGAGGACATGGGCATCCATCTGAGGCTTTATACGTTCAGTGATACGGATTACAGGGACATAAATAAAATCTGGAAGGGACCGCATCCGATTGACGGCCAGCCTTTAAAAGTATTTGACGGAATGCCATCAGGAGCTCCGGTGCCGGAACTGGATGAAGTACCTGAAGAATTCGCACCGGGCATTTCTAAAGAGGATTTTGATGAAATTGCTAAAAGGCTGATGAGGTCAGCGGGAATATAA
- a CDS encoding ribonuclease H-like YkuK family protein translates to MTDHFVFYNVSEGNMSFEAMIHKIKSFLKKDPRSTYLLSIGTDSQVHQTETKFITAVHVHRLGKGAWGCLKNSVIPRPMTSLHEKISMETTLSQELAYAFTSVYLAELAEILIPYSDEGADLTFEIHLDIGRKGVTKDLIQEMTGRIQAMGLEAKIKPDSYTAFSYANRFTK, encoded by the coding sequence ATGACTGACCATTTTGTCTTTTACAATGTCTCTGAAGGAAACATGTCATTTGAAGCTATGATCCATAAAATTAAATCCTTCCTGAAGAAAGACCCGAGAAGCACCTATCTTCTGTCAATCGGCACAGATTCACAGGTTCATCAGACAGAAACAAAGTTTATCACTGCTGTTCATGTTCACCGTCTCGGAAAAGGAGCGTGGGGCTGCCTGAAGAATTCGGTCATCCCGCGGCCAATGACGAGCCTCCATGAAAAAATATCCATGGAAACGACTTTAAGCCAGGAGCTTGCCTATGCGTTTACATCCGTTTATTTGGCAGAGCTTGCAGAAATTCTTATTCCTTATTCGGATGAGGGAGCAGATCTTACATTTGAAATTCATCTGGATATTGGGAGGAAGGGTGTGACAAAGGACCTTATTCAGGAGATGACCGGAAGAATTCAGGCTATGGGCCTGGAAGCAAAAATCAAGCCTGACTCCTATACTGCATTCAGCTATGCCAATCGGTTCACAAAATAA
- a CDS encoding DUF3993 domain-containing protein gives MKLLLSTLVALIVFLGYGHAGSAEELLTEEQSVQAVQKASEVQAALTEKERPLNEIKAMMEPYFTHSFIETYVKENVKETENGYIVYGSDFTPYSMPYFNYDEEMTFGAEKNTHKLFQFFPAEEEGPVSYDDHYEAVLFVKENGGYKIDDVVFSETEPKIESPEKKKPFNVSLILDKPEAVSFGNEDGFSFIWNPYFQMKTLLSAYASDVQASAAGYAE, from the coding sequence ATGAAACTTCTTTTAAGCACACTCGTCGCACTTATAGTATTTTTGGGTTATGGACATGCAGGCTCTGCTGAGGAACTGCTGACTGAAGAACAGTCGGTTCAGGCAGTGCAGAAGGCGTCAGAGGTACAAGCCGCCCTCACCGAAAAGGAACGGCCATTAAACGAAATAAAGGCTATGATGGAGCCTTATTTCACGCATTCATTTATTGAAACGTATGTAAAAGAGAACGTAAAAGAAACTGAAAACGGCTATATCGTATACGGCAGCGATTTTACCCCTTACAGCATGCCTTACTTTAATTATGACGAAGAGATGACGTTCGGCGCTGAAAAGAATACGCATAAATTATTTCAGTTTTTTCCTGCAGAAGAGGAGGGGCCTGTGAGCTATGATGACCATTATGAGGCTGTCCTGTTTGTGAAGGAGAACGGCGGGTACAAAATTGATGATGTCGTCTTTTCAGAGACTGAGCCTAAAATAGAATCTCCAGAAAAGAAGAAGCCGTTTAATGTCAGTCTGATTTTAGATAAGCCAGAGGCTGTTTCATTTGGAAATGAGGACGGTTTCAGTTTTATTTGGAACCCTTATTTTCAAATGAAAACACTGCTGAGCGCTTACGCCTCTGACGTTCAGGCAAGTGCTGCAGGATATGCGGAGTGA
- a CDS encoding EAL domain-containing protein has translation MNKLKKAITEDFNSEENIEKIESIIFAIILEHIKDLVFLMKVDEGQLRYVFVNDEGVRHAGLPDDYGGMALSDVMDKNVSLHLTEMYRTVIELKEPYSFQDQVQLLDGSGMFGESMLTPILNDRGDVIYIISVTRDISDRMLERQKLIESEQRYRSLFDHTNDSILSLDLNGTILSANPAAINLFKKVTISITGKSIFKLFEKNAAETEKLLTEASEGRTFETDVKLTVKSKEWNLHLKTFPIVLNGSVQGIYLFAKDVSEQKRHEALISHMAFHDALTGLLNRTALEKHLKECFSSDAGSVHALMYIDLDRFKWLNDTAGHSAGDLLLQKVSARLQSIEAPSFSVYRHGGDEFILLFKNTNQKEAVTYAKQILDLFADPYYLNELVYFVSPSIGISLYPEHGLSGEELIAGADLALYDAKHQGRGQFQVFHAGLNHRSKRLLAMDSGLRQAIENDELHLVYQPQINLETGATEGFEVLVRWESVVLGNVSPAEFIPAAEESGLMIPIGEWIMEEAFRQLAEWRFEGFGDQCISINLSSKQFQQRNLPEMIRSLLQTYQIMPRQITLEVTESALHHQKEASLALKKLKEIGVRIAIDDFGSGLTSLQSLKTYSVDLLKIDPAFIKGEISDGKDAAVIASIVHFAQSLSLEVLAEGIETENQAEWLLSLNCNRGQGFYFSGPLLPSEITSGFSCSTKKAP, from the coding sequence ATGAATAAATTAAAGAAAGCCATTACAGAAGATTTCAATTCAGAAGAAAACATTGAAAAAATAGAATCGATTATTTTTGCTATTATTCTTGAACATATAAAAGACCTTGTTTTTCTGATGAAGGTTGATGAGGGCCAGCTGCGGTATGTATTTGTGAATGACGAAGGAGTGAGGCATGCCGGTCTTCCAGATGATTACGGGGGCATGGCGCTTTCGGATGTGATGGATAAAAACGTCTCCCTTCACCTCACGGAAATGTACAGGACCGTCATTGAGTTAAAAGAACCTTATTCCTTTCAGGATCAAGTGCAGTTATTGGATGGGTCCGGCATGTTTGGCGAATCGATGCTTACGCCTATTTTAAACGATAGAGGAGACGTCATCTATATTATTTCAGTCACAAGGGATATTTCTGATCGAATGCTTGAAAGGCAAAAGCTTATTGAGAGCGAGCAGAGATACAGGTCCCTGTTCGATCACACGAATGACAGCATCCTCTCACTCGATCTGAACGGCACCATCCTGTCGGCGAATCCCGCTGCAATTAATCTTTTTAAAAAAGTAACGATTTCAATTACAGGGAAGTCCATATTCAAACTGTTTGAAAAGAACGCAGCTGAAACTGAAAAGCTGTTAACGGAAGCCTCTGAAGGAAGAACGTTTGAGACAGACGTCAAGCTGACAGTCAAAAGCAAGGAATGGAACCTTCACCTGAAAACATTTCCGATTGTCTTAAATGGAAGCGTTCAGGGCATCTATCTGTTTGCTAAAGACGTTTCTGAGCAAAAGAGGCACGAGGCCCTGATCAGTCATATGGCTTTTCATGATGCTCTTACCGGTCTTTTGAACCGGACGGCCCTTGAAAAACATCTTAAGGAATGTTTCAGCAGCGATGCGGGCTCTGTTCATGCGCTCATGTATATAGACCTTGACAGATTTAAGTGGCTGAATGATACGGCAGGTCACTCAGCAGGAGATCTGCTCCTGCAAAAAGTAAGCGCTCGCCTGCAGTCAATTGAAGCACCGTCCTTCAGTGTCTACAGACACGGAGGGGACGAATTTATTCTGTTATTCAAAAATACAAATCAAAAGGAAGCAGTAACTTACGCTAAGCAAATCCTTGATTTGTTTGCCGACCCTTATTATCTCAATGAACTTGTCTATTTTGTCAGTCCGAGCATCGGAATCAGCCTGTACCCTGAGCATGGACTAAGCGGGGAAGAACTGATTGCGGGGGCCGATCTTGCCCTATATGATGCCAAGCATCAGGGAAGGGGACAATTTCAAGTATTCCATGCCGGGCTCAATCACCGGTCAAAAAGGCTGCTTGCTATGGATTCAGGCCTCAGGCAGGCGATTGAAAACGATGAACTTCACCTTGTGTATCAGCCTCAGATTAACCTTGAAACGGGCGCGACAGAGGGTTTTGAAGTTCTTGTCCGATGGGAAAGCGTGGTGCTTGGAAACGTTTCTCCTGCCGAATTCATTCCTGCTGCAGAAGAATCAGGACTAATGATTCCCATTGGAGAATGGATTATGGAAGAAGCGTTCAGGCAGCTGGCAGAGTGGAGGTTTGAAGGATTCGGGGACCAATGCATTTCCATCAACCTGTCTTCCAAACAATTTCAGCAACGCAACCTTCCTGAAATGATTCGGTCGCTGCTTCAGACCTATCAGATTATGCCCCGGCAAATTACACTCGAAGTGACTGAAAGCGCGCTTCATCATCAAAAAGAAGCTTCACTTGCTTTGAAGAAGCTTAAAGAAATTGGTGTGAGGATCGCGATTGATGATTTTGGGAGCGGATTAACTTCGCTGCAAAGCCTTAAAACGTATTCTGTGGACCTTTTAAAAATCGACCCTGCATTTATTAAAGGCGAAATTAGTGATGGCAAAGACGCAGCTGTGATTGCTTCAATCGTTCACTTTGCTCAAAGCCTTTCTCTTGAAGTTCTTGCAGAAGGAATTGAGACTGAGAATCAGGCGGAGTGGCTGCTCTCGCTGAATTGCAACAGGGGCCAGGGGTTTTATTTTTCAGGCCCGCTTTTGCCGTCAGAAATAACGTCCGGGTTCAGCTGCAGCACCAAAAAAGCACCTTAA
- a CDS encoding EAL-associated domain-containing protein: MDPLDIMANLERAKPFCQAIFSADEQKVIGYEIVGRIYIDNEWKSMGPFFRDDSIPDEYRLEADYHILHMALDRFLDPADDTLIFINRDANLLMLDHGESLLELLFQWQEKGGNLDRIVIEITEHTFTGDIRQLTHVFTYYRTYGIKMAVENVGKASSNLDRIALLMPNILKIDLQPLRLTSPLQTYHDVLYSISLLARKIGAAILYSEIDLHFQFQYAWKNGGRFFQGDYLQPPREGKIEPYLLKEKMTGEFQAFIRYEKKKLQHFYDLSEQFHQRISLLFAKESRHAAGSFDELIKKLAEELNDCCFRIYVCDGDGFQQSSNFLKKDNEWQIQPHHHHKNWSWRPYFLENIMKMQIRKKGFFSDVYSDIETGESIRTFSYPIDQQHYLFLDLPYSYLYENEGLL; encoded by the coding sequence ATGGATCCATTGGATATCATGGCTAACCTGGAGCGCGCAAAACCGTTCTGCCAGGCCATTTTCAGTGCGGATGAACAAAAGGTCATCGGGTATGAGATTGTGGGGAGAATCTACATTGATAATGAATGGAAGAGCATGGGGCCATTTTTTAGAGATGATTCCATTCCTGATGAATACAGACTCGAGGCAGATTACCACATCTTACATATGGCGCTGGATCGTTTTCTTGATCCGGCTGATGATACCCTGATTTTTATTAACAGAGATGCGAACCTGCTCATGCTCGATCACGGTGAAAGCCTTCTCGAACTATTGTTTCAATGGCAGGAAAAGGGCGGAAATCTTGATCGGATCGTGATTGAAATTACGGAACATACATTTACTGGAGATATTCGGCAGCTTACACATGTTTTTACCTATTACCGGACATACGGCATTAAAATGGCGGTTGAGAATGTAGGGAAAGCAAGCAGCAATCTGGACAGAATTGCTCTTTTGATGCCAAATATCCTGAAGATTGATCTGCAGCCTCTCAGGTTAACGTCTCCTCTGCAAACGTATCACGATGTTCTGTATTCCATATCTCTGCTTGCAAGAAAAATTGGTGCAGCCATTTTGTACAGCGAAATTGACCTTCACTTTCAATTTCAGTACGCGTGGAAAAATGGCGGCCGTTTCTTTCAGGGGGATTATCTTCAGCCGCCAAGAGAAGGGAAAATAGAACCTTACCTCCTGAAAGAGAAAATGACAGGAGAGTTTCAGGCGTTTATCAGGTACGAAAAGAAAAAACTGCAGCATTTCTATGACCTGTCTGAACAGTTTCACCAAAGAATCAGCCTTCTTTTTGCAAAAGAATCCAGGCATGCTGCCGGATCATTTGATGAATTAATAAAAAAACTTGCAGAAGAACTGAACGATTGCTGTTTCAGGATCTATGTCTGCGACGGTGACGGTTTTCAGCAAAGCTCGAACTTCCTGAAAAAAGACAATGAATGGCAAATTCAGCCTCACCATCATCATAAAAACTGGAGCTGGCGCCCTTATTTTCTTGAAAATATCATGAAGATGCAGATCAGAAAAAAAGGCTTTTTCAGTGATGTGTACAGCGACATTGAAACCGGTGAATCCATCAGAACGTTCTCCTACCCGATTGATCAGCAGCATTACCTGTTTCTCGATCTGCCCTATTCCTATCTTTATGAAAATGAGGGGCTGCTGTAA
- a CDS encoding glutaredoxin domain-containing protein — protein MKEVHVYTQPECPPCQIVKQFLDHHGIQYKVFNVAEDAEARKRMTEKLKSFSTPTVTVDGETVAGFDLKKLEKLLEIG, from the coding sequence ATGAAAGAAGTACATGTTTATACACAGCCCGAATGTCCTCCGTGTCAGATCGTCAAGCAGTTTTTAGATCATCACGGGATACAATACAAGGTTTTCAATGTAGCAGAAGATGCTGAAGCAAGAAAGAGAATGACAGAAAAATTAAAATCTTTTTCTACACCAACAGTGACGGTCGACGGGGAAACAGTAGCTGGATTCGATTTGAAAAAGCTTGAAAAACTGCTTGAAATTGGCTAA
- the fadH gene encoding 2,4-dienoyl-CoA reductase, with protein MVKYEWSFILGVFLLKDKVIIVTGGSSGMGKAMAAKFAAQGANVVITGRSLENLEAAKEEMTGLEGTITPFQMDVRVPEMSEELIRKTDEAFGRIDGLVNNAAGNFICPAEQLSVNGWNSVINIVLNGTFYCSSAAGKYWIEKQQRGSILNMVATYAWGAGAGVIHSAAAKAGVLSMTRTLAVEWGRKYGIRVNAIAPGPIERTGGADKLFQSEEAAKRTLKSVPLGRLGTPEEIASLASFILSDEASYMNGECITLDGGQWLNQHPF; from the coding sequence ATGGTAAAATATGAATGGTCATTCATTTTGGGGGTGTTTTTGTTGAAGGATAAAGTAATTATTGTAACAGGCGGTTCCAGCGGGATGGGAAAAGCAATGGCGGCAAAGTTTGCTGCACAAGGCGCGAACGTTGTTATTACCGGAAGATCACTTGAAAATTTAGAAGCAGCCAAAGAAGAAATGACAGGTCTTGAAGGGACAATCACTCCTTTTCAGATGGATGTGAGGGTGCCTGAAATGTCGGAAGAACTGATCCGCAAAACGGATGAAGCATTCGGACGAATTGACGGACTTGTCAATAATGCTGCGGGGAATTTCATTTGTCCTGCTGAACAGCTTTCTGTTAATGGATGGAACTCCGTTATCAATATTGTCTTGAACGGAACGTTTTACTGCAGCAGTGCAGCAGGGAAGTACTGGATTGAAAAGCAGCAAAGAGGATCAATTCTGAATATGGTTGCTACATATGCATGGGGAGCAGGAGCGGGTGTCATTCACTCTGCTGCAGCGAAAGCAGGCGTGCTGTCCATGACAAGAACGCTTGCTGTTGAATGGGGAAGAAAATACGGCATTCGGGTAAATGCCATCGCACCTGGTCCCATTGAGAGAACTGGGGGAGCTGACAAGCTGTTTCAATCTGAGGAAGCAGCTAAAAGAACGCTGAAAAGTGTGCCGCTCGGCCGTCTTGGAACACCGGAGGAAATCGCATCCCTTGCTTCGTTCATTCTTTCTGATGAAGCCTCGTACATGAACGGGGAATGCATTACATTAGACGGCGGACAATGGCTGAATCAGCACCCGTTTTAA
- the abbA gene encoding antirepressor AbbA, translated as MNSAAEILSQDDQKFLVELLLKQQYALELVSSEIYEIENGTKQSDHATYQKLIRLYDRIRFEVK; from the coding sequence ATGAATTCTGCAGCAGAAATTCTTTCACAGGACGACCAAAAATTTTTAGTTGAGCTTCTTCTTAAACAGCAATATGCTCTGGAGCTGGTCAGCAGCGAGATTTATGAAATTGAAAACGGCACAAAACAGTCTGATCATGCAACCTATCAAAAACTGATCCGGCTGTATGACCGAATCCGATTTGAAGTGAAATGA
- a CDS encoding YkuJ family protein codes for MSQLLGIITRLQSLQENAVSNEPSQRFFEVEGEKRCSVKYFDKTDTFELEVFQKDEKPQSYQFDNIDMIAIEIFDLLQ; via the coding sequence ATGTCACAGCTTTTAGGTATCATAACTAGACTTCAAAGTCTGCAGGAAAATGCCGTTTCGAATGAACCAAGCCAGCGCTTCTTTGAAGTTGAGGGTGAAAAACGCTGCAGTGTAAAATATTTTGATAAAACGGATACGTTCGAACTCGAAGTATTCCAAAAAGATGAAAAGCCCCAGTCTTATCAATTTGACAACATCGATATGATCGCAATTGAAATTTTTGATTTGCTCCAATAA
- the cbpB gene encoding cyclic-di-AMP-binding protein CbpB gives MISIHTKKLLNESTIEEYMIPSDKVAHVQIGNNLEHALLVLTKTGYTAVPVLDPFFKLHGLLGTNMMMDAILGLQRIEFEKLEHMKVEEAMNADIPRLHLKDPISKGLDLVIDHSFVCVVDDDGIFEGILTRRAILKELQKQMIENR, from the coding sequence GTGATTAGCATACATACAAAGAAATTGCTGAATGAATCAACGATAGAAGAATATATGATACCTTCAGATAAGGTTGCACATGTACAGATTGGCAATAACCTCGAGCATGCGCTGCTTGTTTTGACGAAAACAGGCTACACGGCAGTGCCGGTTCTTGATCCTTTCTTTAAACTGCATGGACTTCTTGGCACAAACATGATGATGGATGCAATCCTTGGCCTCCAGCGAATTGAATTTGAGAAGCTTGAACATATGAAGGTTGAAGAGGCTATGAATGCAGATATTCCAAGGCTGCATTTAAAAGATCCGATTTCCAAAGGGCTGGATTTGGTCATTGATCACTCTTTTGTCTGTGTTGTCGATGACGACGGCATTTTTGAGGGAATCCTGACAAGACGCGCCATTTTGAAAGAACTTCAGAAACAAATGATTGAAAATAGATAA